The DNA window CAAAAGAAGTGGACAGAGTTCACACATTACTCATTGAAAACAAAAACAGGTAAATTAAAGTCACAAATTGAAGCTTATTTAAAAGGATTAAATGATCATATCATTCAAGACACTGACCAAATTAAACCACTCACCAAATCTGAAGCTAGAATAATGGTTCTAAAAAAAGAATCTCGAGACTGCAAATACAGTAAATTAACAATAAAGGATCTAAAAAAAGAGCAACAAGAGAAAATTAAATCAATCGATTGGAAAGAAGCCCAGCGTATTAGCAAAGACAAGAAGAAAAGAAAGTCAAGGTATCCTACGATGCAACTTGTAAAAGAAGGTCAGACTTATGGGGAAATTGCAAAACAATTAGATATACAACCTGCATCCGTTTTTAAAATAGTTAATGATTTTCTTCTATACACAGATGATTTCATGAAAGGTGTTGACCAGGATGCAGTTACAGAAACTAAAGACTAAATAGTAAAACTATCTCAAGTATTCGCCGCAAGACTATCCGCCATATAACTAGACCTCACCAAAGGACCAGCCTTAATCCACAGCCCAATCTTGAGCGCCTGCTCTTCGTACCACTGATAAGTCTCAGGTTCAACATACTCTAAAACAGGTAGTGGCATGCCAGGCGGTTGAAGATACTGACCGACAGTGGCGTAGCGTACTCCATGATCATAAAGATCCTGAAATAGTTCGAGCATTTCATCGCGGGTTTCACCAAGACCAACCATAATTCCGCTCTTGAGTTTCAAATTAGACTTGTCGCGAAAGTACGAAAACAAATCAAGTGCCTTCTGATAACTAAATCCTGGACGCACATATGAGTAAGCCTTCTTCACTGTTTGAATATCAAAACAAAGCATGTCTGGTGCCGCAGCAATAATCTCATCAAACGCAAAATCTTGATTTTGAAAATCTGGAATCAACAACTCCAATTGCACGTCTGGTCTATGCTCACGGACATAAGCAACTACTTGCCTAAAATGCGCCGCACCACCATCAAATAAATCATCGCGAGTTGGTGCAGTGATGACCAGATACTTGGCTCCCATATAATTAACCATATCGAGCATCTTTTTGGCTTCGCCAGGATCAACGGGCTCTGGCGGCTTGCGTTCAACAGCACAAAAAGTACAAGCGCGTGTACATTGCGAGCCTAAGATCATCACGGTGACAATCCCGCGACTAATACATTCACCCCGATTAGGGCACTTGGCTTCCTGGCAAACAGTAGTCATGCCATCAAGTGGCATTTTTTTGATTAAGTTGTCAAAATGATACTTTGGCTTGTGGTTGCGCAACCACTTAGGCAACTTGGGCAAGTCATCTTTATTGATCTTAAAAGGGTTTGCTTTGGCTTCAAGCATGGAATAATTATAGAGGAATGAAGCCTGGATTTACAGTAAAAAATATTTTTTCTGAAAAAGAAAAACTCCGGGTCTGTGACTCAGTACACAAACTCAAAGAGTACTGGATTAATCGCGGTGGCTATTTTGAATATCCATTTTTTTCCTTGGGTGCAGCTAGTTATATGGATGCACGTGAAGACCAAAGTCGTTACTATCAATGGGCAAAAAAATTCAATCCTATATTAGAATCGGAATTTGCTTGGCTCTATACTAA is part of the Cyanobacteriota bacterium genome and encodes:
- a CDS encoding lipoyl synthase — its product is MLEAKANPFKINKDDLPKLPKWLRNHKPKYHFDNLIKKMPLDGMTTVCQEAKCPNRGECISRGIVTVMILGSQCTRACTFCAVERKPPEPVDPGEAKKMLDMVNYMGAKYLVITAPTRDDLFDGGAAHFRQVVAYVREHRPDVQLELLIPDFQNQDFAFDEIIAAAPDMLCFDIQTVKKAYSYVRPGFSYQKALDLFSYFRDKSNLKLKSGIMVGLGETRDEMLELFQDLYDHGVRYATVGQYLQPPGMPLPVLEYVEPETYQWYEEQALKIGLWIKAGPLVRSSYMADSLAANT